The genomic DNA AAAGATAACTATTAAGCTATTAAATTATAGCTAACTTCTAGAGCCAGAGTACAAAAGACATGAACATCATGAAAATTAACCCAAAAGTGAACAGTTCATAATATAAAGATAGTGTAAGATGGAGAGCACACCATATAGCCCAGAGTATGGCCGTGTCTGATGAATAGGAGTCTGAAGCTGTAATCTTGTCTTCACTAGCCAAACAGGATTTGTGAACAAGGAAACCTGACAATAGGTGAAGGAAATTAAAATGATTGCAGGTTCATATCTTGACACCATTCAGGAATGTACCACAGTATGTTCGGTTGGTTTTGCATTCCTACACATCCAACTATTAAAGCTAAGCAATATCTTAAATAGATGTGCATAGATAAGAAAGTAGTACAGTTAAGCATGTTAGTTCCATCCACGCATACTATTTAAGCAAGAACATTCATTGGGAAATACATCTAATACAGTTTTGTGAAAACCACTTCATTGTATCATTTCTTGTCACTCTTGAGCCCAacagatataaaaaaaaaaaatgcaaaacatAAGGAGATGCTGAGACTTTACTCAAAGCTTCaacaacaaataacaacaaaatgCTAGCATGATTGAACAACATATTATCTATCCAAATATCTTATTATGAATTATAAGTGTGGATGCccattcataatattatatttttgaacaCTCACCAAAGCTCCTGCTTCCGCAGCTGAGGCAAGATGAAGACCTGGGCTCAACTTCTCCTCTCTGCTCCTAGCATATCTTTGTTTAGCTCTCTCATAGCTacagttgtaaaaaaaaatgggatGATGACTTTGAGTGTCTTTGACCTTCTAGGAAATTAACCAATGAAGTGAAAAAAGAGAAGGAGGGACAATCCTttgacataataataataaaaaattgtgattttccCCAAAAAGTTGTGTCAAGTTAAACTACCAGGTTCTATAAAAGGTCACATTGTACAAACAGAGAAGATCTATACTACATTCACAAACATCAGATGCAAAAATAAAGAGTCTGGTATCCTAATATAATATCATTCTCTCAAACCGAGAGAAAAAATGAGAGATTAGAATTTTACTCAATACAATTATCTTTGAGGATTAAAATTGCTACttacaaaaagaaatataaaccCCATGATAAAGTTGACCCAAGAACCCCAGGAAGAAAGCCTGCATATAGCCCTCTTAATCCCTGCAAGACAAATCACGGTACATAAGTAGAACATTCTTCTATGACATACACAAAGTACCTAGAGCAGAAGTTTCTCTCCGATAGAAATGGTTAGTATTTAAATTAAACACACAGAAAAGGCTTCTTAATTATTGGTATAACTTCAGCAATCCTTACAATAGAGGAATAAAATTACACTGAACTGTaaattacaaaggaaatgatgaaaatgataaGAGTCCCCTGGGAATTCAAGAGCCTAGTCTCTCCCTACCAACCAGTCTCCAAAGAAGCAGcctataataaattaaataaacaaattactACTATTATATAACTTATCCCCCAAGCCAAATTGTATCTCTAGGCTTCTTTCTAACACAGGTCCTTAAGATATGAGTCATATTACTAACAGTCCCCTATTGTAATTTGCAAGAGATATCAAGTTATTAACACGAAACCCGTCAATTATAAAGTGAAAACAGAGGACATCAAAGCTTATGATCCTAGCAACAGACATAACAACTATTGACACACGAGGTGACCCTCACAAAATAAGAACAAGCATGAGGTTAAAAATGAAATCTAAAGACTTGAGTTAACATTCATTAGCCAACAAGGACAAATGAGCGTCACAATAAAGGGCACTACTAACAGCCTAGACACAACACCGGTGATTTCTGAAACACACTGTGTTAGGCACATATCATATTGGATACTTCTAGCCGTTGTAGATTAATTCAGATTTAGTGTTAATAATGGTGTTGgtttagttaattttagtgCTAATATAAGTAGGATTTCCCATTAGTTGATAaaagatactccctccggtcacatttatacgCAACTTTTgcttttttagattcattaaataactgATGTATCTGGAATATAATATAGTCCAGATACATcgtttatttaatgaatctcaAAAAGCAAaagttgcttataaatgtgaccagaGGGAGTAGTATTTTAAAATGACTAATGCTGACTCGTGAAACAACGAAGTATTCATTATAACTTAGAATTTGTGGTTATTATGTTACATGTCAACGTGGTGCCTGTATGCATGTCCTACCCATCTTTCCTAGCTTGATACAATTTGTCTCCAAAACTCAGTTTCCATTGGGATCACTATGAGCAACAAGGATGTTATTGAGTTTCTCTTTAATCTTCACTAGTCACTACTACCGGAAACCATTAGGATTAGCTTttctcaaaatctatttttttcaaaaacaaggaGGTAACACATGAACAAgttaaaaatctttttttaataaaaaaagtgatttttagaGGTAGTAAACAAAAATagcatcaaatttttttttaaaatctctagATTTTTGTAACAAGTCTATTTTTTGTAAACTGAAACAAATGCACCCTTAATCAAATATATACCATTTATAACATTGATCCTGAAAAATGAGCTATGCTAGCAAGCGTCAATTGATACCTAGCAGGTTTAGCATCAAAGGCAATTCTATTTTCTAAAAATTGGAACATTTTTATATCCGTAGACGAAATTGACCTcacaaaactcacacacacaaagttCCCAGTTTGAATATCAGCATTgtcggaagaaaaaaaaaattgtaatatatTGTGATAGTCAAAAACTATGAACCGAAACAAGTGATTTGGTGATTGTTGAAGTGCAGAAAAGCACAAACCTCGATACGAGTAATGGTGAAAATGGCATGAGCAGTGTTCTTATAACTGGGAAGATGAGAGGCTCGACCATCGTTAACTGCGAATCAAGCAatgcttcaaaaaaaattgaatagaagGTAGGGGaaatatggaagaaaaaaattgatcgATATGAGAAAGAGTGAGAGAACCTTGAAACCTAGTTCGGACAACGTCGAGGGGATGCATGACGGCGACGGTGGCGAATCCAGCGGCGGCGCCGGCAGTGGCGTTCTCCCATTGCCACTGCTTGGAAGGTTCCGTTGACATATGTGAAGATTTGAATTGGTAGAGAACGACGTCGTTCAGTTCAATGGAGAACGCGACTCTCAACTCAGATTAAAGAAGGTAAAGCTTGTCTTTTTTGGGATCACTTCTCTCTGAACTCTCGTGCTGCCTCCTTCACAACAAAAACGTGGTACAAACAGAAATACTACTCTTTGCAAAAAGAGAAATTCTCATACATTAAtgtggtatatatatatttgggtTAACAGAAATACATCTCTAGTTTATCTAATGGTCAATATTTACTTTCCTATGATGGGAAAGAATTCCTTCTACCCACCCTAAATGTCATCATTGTTCCAAACCTTTCCACTCATTTTCTCCATATTTAGATACTTctttagggttgggaataggtcatgccggcctacaggggcctatggcctggcctgtttaagcctgacatgtttattaaaaaggctaggcttaggctttttaaaaagcctatttaagtaaataggccagACTTAGGCTATAAAAAAAGTCTGTGAatcctaataggccggcctatttatgcatgttaggcttcatagtagactttttaaataggctttaaagctttatagtgaaatatgtttttaaggccttatagtgatAGACAAATCTTACACTGGAATAGGCTTTGAagcctattaagcctatttaaaagtagataaaatggaatgtttagtgactttaatagtaagtaggcctgtaaataggctttcaggccaggccaGACCAAAATAATAGGCatatgaaaggccataggccaggctcaagcctgcaaattttttcgtaggccaggctcaggcctatcaaagcctggcctggtctgacctattcccaaccctataCTTCTTATCTCTTTGCAATTCCTTTTGAATCatcaactaaattatttttgtaattagaGATCATCATTATTTCTTCCTCATTTTATGGTTTCGATGGTCACTCAACTTTATAGATAAAGTTTTTCTCTACCTCTATAATTTATATTCTATTCATAAGTTTGCTCTTCATTTCActtctttcttcattttgttttgaatgatcTAGGATAATCAATTATGTTCGATCAAAAGAGGGTAGGAATCAATATTGGTGGAAATAAGCAATGATGCTTGTTGAAACTGAATCCTAGTATAGAAATTGATCAATATTGGTAGGATAATGACATATGTTGGATCAAAACATGGTAGGAAATAGGAATCAACATTGGcggaaatattattttttttattttattttttcaaaacatgTTGGTGGGAATCaacattgatgaaaataatcaattttttatttataatcaaaataggcTTGTTAGTCGGACTCCTTTTGTTAATCTATGGATATGTAATATTGTTGTGTGTTTGCTTAAAATGTTGTGTTGGTGAGGAACTTGTTATGTCAAAGATCTATAAATTGACCtttccttgaaaaaaaaaggctaaattaATCTAATGGTCCCTCAACTAATTACgagttttcattttgatcctaTAAGTCTTAAAATcgtcattttggtccctcaacttTTGCTCCGTTGTTCAAAAAGGTCCTTCGCTGTTAACTTTAACTTTAAATGTCTAAAGTGGAACACAAAAATGTTGGTCCACCATAAACCttattaattcttttaattttaaccgtttgatttttttataaaaaagtgacGGTTGGATCATGAAGTACATTATAGCTTATGGTATACCATCAGTAGCTTATTTTTTTGCcaatttcttcataaaaaatattaaaaaaacccaaaaagaaaaaaaaaaaaaacataaattttatcatttttctttccttttgtttccattttcccattttcaaagaaaaaaaaaagaaacgaCGCCTAATCatttttccatttcttcatcttcttccccaaCATCTTCATACAATCTTCAagaacattcataaaaaaataaaaaataaaaacccagaaaatctaaaatctaaaatcattcaCATCTTTTTAATTCTTCCACCATTATCACTTCAGATCCAACAACATTGGCACCATTCTCATTCACATCTTTTTAATTCATAGCAACACATTGGCACTAACAGACCCAACAAGCAATAAAACTAGCATCACTATGTTTCCCAAATACTGCATACAAATTAGAAAGCAAAACATAAACTCCACTGTGAATGTGATTATCTAAATGCAACACTTTTTCAGCAGCAAGTTCAGCTAATTGATTTCTCCATGATTACAACATGCACTCAGAATCGAATCGAATAATCTTTTCGCCAATTTCAAATTCCCACATTTAGCGTAAAACTAGTCCTCAAACGAACAGTCAACGTTACTAGCTTTATTCGATTCAAACATCGATGGATCCAAACACCAATATCCAAAGCACCTAGATGAGCACACAAGCAGAAACAAATAACCGACTTTCCAGATTAGTTGAAGAGATGAGAccaagaagaagagaagagaagtaAATAATTGTGAATCACTTTTCCGGTGCAGTGGTCGCGAACTCCAGTGCGGTGGTCATAAACTAAGCCACTTAGGTCGCAAAATAAATTTACGAGTTTTGTTAAGGATttcaagaggaagaagatgatgaatttaGTTTTTCCGATTGTAGCTCGCAGTGGCCGGAAAACAAGAGAGAAGGTGATGATAGGGGTTTTTGAAATTTCACAGATCTAGAAAATGAATGGGTGATttttgaagaggaagaagagaggaATTTAATGGTGGTTTTGGTTTGGTCATACGACCTCGGATGGCAGTTCTAAGACCTCTGGAAGGGGGTAGCATGGTGGCAACAATGGTGGAGAGAAGAAAACTTCTCTCTGGTTTTGTTTTACacgagaaagagagagaggaagaactTTGGTGTggtgttgtgtttgtttttgaagaaaataataagCTACTGATGGTATACCATAAGCTATAATGTACTTCATGATCCAACCgtctctttttttataaaaaaaatcgaacGGTTAAATTTAAAAGAATTAATAAGGTTTATGGTGGACCACCATTTTTGTGTTCCACTTTAGACATTTAAAGTTAAAGTTAACAGCGAATGACCTTTTTGAACAACGGAGCAAaagttgagggaccaaaatgacgATTTTAAGACTTAtaggatcaaaatgaaaactcGTAATTAGTTGAGGGACCATTTGATTAATTTAGCCATTATATGACttttgaattatatgatttgaatAAACAATCCAAAATTCAACGAGTCGAACATACTATTCGTGAAATTTAAACGAGACGAATTCAAACTTATAAAAGAGTTCATTTCAAACTCGAGTTGAGTTTCGAATTAAATCAATCCTTATCGAGTCGAGTCGAGCTCAAATACATTTGATCCGACTCAACTTATTTTCAACCCTAATTATTTGTTAATACTTGgttatcttatttttgtttccTTCTCTTTTGTTCTCTCACGTAAAAAAACTCACAAATTagttaatgataaatatttaaactatattagtaaaaaaattatttattaaaaaaacctaactaattaaaattcatAATACTTTTATTCGAAAGAGTTCATAATTACTTTTGTTGCTTGACTGTTTCATAATTACATGTAATATATGCTAATatgcattttttcttctttgactggatatgttatgttatatatgaggtgtaagttaataaaaaaatatttcaactaGTATGATATTTCGACTTCATATATTCGcactttttattgttttaatctAAGAAAATGTTAACAGGTGTTCTTAAGGTATTAGTTAATAACTTTAAATGgtagtaactttttataaaatttatgtaataaaatacaatattatcaatattatatatgaagAGGATATAGATTTTGGAttagattttttataatttcaattatacccttaaatacatttttctatattaatctcatattttggtggtattaaaaaaaataaggattcttgataaaaaaattatattatatttgtcaattttttttgaggtaattatatttgttaaattattgttgttatagaaaaagataaacatgattttttttggattttttacaatttgaaagtcacaaatatttgtacttataattttaatcaaaatttcatataaacattgttcataatttacgcactttattacaataaaaaaaagcgGAAAGACGGACACAACCATCTTTTGCTAGTGCCCATAAAATACAAAGATTAGTTTTTAGAAATTGTTGTTTACATCTTATCCTTCTTTTATTGAACATtggttgattaatgataatagttaactttgttttggtccaaaaaaaagaaattgttgtttgcaattattttggttttaattaaaattatagtgtaaataatatatattttgcactttcatattgtaacaaactatatttatcttgtcctcgtgagtttagcttagttggtatggacaatgcataaaatatgcaaggttcaaggttcgaaccccggtcaccacaaaaaaaaatatatttatctttttttaatatattttttttaaacaaatcgTTTTTAATATTGTAATAAATTATTCATTCATTGTGACTTCTTAGGTAGCTTGTGGCACCTTGTTTTTCAGGGATATGTATTACCTTTACGCCTCCTGAATTTGTTCGAtaacatcttcatcattttgGACATTTTGCGGGATTACAACAGTCTACTCATTATTTTCTCCAAGTGATCTGGCACGCCGGCTGCTGGGTTGactggaaggaaagaaacaacaaattttttccCCACAATGCTTACGATTTGGCGCATTTATTGGACAACGTTAAGTATTTGTCTTTTGCTTGGTCGAAAACTAAAATGCCTACTTTCGCCTTCAATTATATCGACCGGTGGCGGCACCCTTTACTATGCATGAGTGTTttgtagtagttttttttttttttgtctgtagtgttttttgtttgtttttggtaCCAGACATTAACTTTGTAACTTAATTTGTGCGAGATGAATtacttttgttgatttaatttcattatgattcaaaaaaatattgtaacaaattatacatatatttttcaatgatataaaaaataaaacaaatataatataaattcttatattttcaaatgaCATGAACAAAATAGTAATATATATTCTTATAGTTGAATTTGTTTAagagtttaattaattaaaaagatccGAGTAAAACTACGTATTGTCTTTGTATATGGTGGTAAGTATAGaagatatttttttggtatagTATAGAAGATACATTTTGGTcgcaataaaaaatatttcctttttaatttttgttttgatatttaattttaatataatttccTATTCAGTTTTGTTTTTGCTTCTATAACAGTTGACtacaaattaaaaggaaaaggaGGGACTATTTCTTATATCTCTCCACTCACCGGGATCTTCGTCGTCTTCCCGTTCTGCTAATTTCTCTCAggttttcattttctctatttttatttagttttattaatCTCTCTGCATGtccaaattagggtttcaatttttttttttttgctcttgAATGTTTGAAACCAGATCTACCTCTGTTGCATGCGATTATATTGTCTAGCTCCATTATTTTGTCTGAATAATCTGATGAATAAATCCATATTAGATTTGTTTGATTACGCTGTGTTAATTTAATTCAGTGCATGTAGCTATTAAGGCTAAATCAGTGTCTTGAAAATTTTTCAGTTCATCTGAGGAACTTTACATCGgaaattgatatttttgagttcaataaaataagatttcCATGAAAAATCTGAAACAGCTGGGTCTTAAATgtatgaattttgaattttgatgtgtGATGCAGGTTGAATTGACATAGTTTGATAAGATGGGTGGTGGGTTTAGGGTGCTTCACTTAGTAAGACCGTTTCTCTCGTTCCTTCCTGAAGTTCAGACTGCTGACAGGAAAGTGCCATTTAGAGAGAAGGTCATATATACTGTGatctctcttttcattttcttggtCTGCAGTCAGCTTCCTCTATATGGGATACACTCGACAACAGGTGCAGATCCGTTCTATTGGATGCGTGTTATCCTTGCTTCAAACCGTGGAACTGTCATGGAGCTTGGAATCACTCCTATTGTCACTTCTGGGCTCGTCATGCAGCTTTTGGCTGGATCAAAGATTATTGAAGTGGACAACAATGTGCGAGAGGATCGGGCCCTTTTGTAAGTGTCTTTCTTTGTACAACTTTTACTCTTTAATCAACATCTTATATTTCCTAACCCACGTCAGTAATTTTAGCTGGTTTTACATTTGTGTTATCAGAGTATATCCTACTCTAGGATCTATCACACGTGTGTATGGTTTATTGCTGTTATATCTAGTTTACCTGTTACAGCGATCACATGATTGCTGAGCATGCTCAATTGAATCTATTCAACAGAATCAGTTATGTGTTTACATTATGTTAAATCAGAAATCGATGTGATTAAATCATACCTAGTTTCTCACACTTCTGCTAGCAGTGGTTGTCTATTTGACATGCATTCCTTCATTTAAAGGGGGtataatatatgatttatttggtACATGTCATGTTGTATCTGTTGTCTTTATGAGGTTTACACTATTTAGGGTGGCAGGTCGTGTTATAAACTGTATATTGATTTAAATACCTTTTCTATGGCAGAAACGGAGCACAGAAGCTACTTGGTATTTTGATAGCTGTCGGAGAGGCAGTTGCCTATGTTCTTTCAGGGATGTATGGTAGTGTGGGCCAACTTGGAGTTGGAAATGCTATCCTCATCATTGTCCAGCTCTTTTTTGCGGGTATTATTGTGATTTGTTTAGATGAGCTTCTTCAAAAAGGATATGGTCTAGGTTCGGGAATTTCCCTATTCATAGCGACTAATATCTGGTAGGTGTTTAGTCTCTGCTAATAAAATATATCCAGCTTTAGTCTTTGAAATTTTTGCTGTCTTGTAGCAATTATTAACCACCAGGGCATATTACCTTTTATCTAAATCTTGGAAGAATTTCTCTTGTTATTTTACAGTGAAAACATTATATGGAAGGCATTTAGTCCCACCACCATTAACAGTGGACGTGGAGCTGAGTTTGAAGGTGCTGTTATAGCTCTGTTCCATTTGTTGATAACTAGAACAGACAAGGTTCGTGCTCTTCGTGAGGCATTTTACCGGCAGAATCTTCCCAATGTGACAAATCTCCTTGCTACTGTCTTGATCTTCCTAATTGTGATATACTTCCAAGGTTTCCGTGTGGTTTTGCCTGTAAGGTCAAAGAATGCTCGTGGACAGCAGGGTTCGTATCCAAT from Medicago truncatula cultivar Jemalong A17 chromosome 8, MtrunA17r5.0-ANR, whole genome shotgun sequence includes the following:
- the LOC11408264 gene encoding protein transport protein Sec61 subunit alpha, which produces MGGGFRVLHLVRPFLSFLPEVQTADRKVPFREKVIYTVISLFIFLVCSQLPLYGIHSTTGADPFYWMRVILASNRGTVMELGITPIVTSGLVMQLLAGSKIIEVDNNVREDRALLNGAQKLLGILIAVGEAVAYVLSGMYGSVGQLGVGNAILIIVQLFFAGIIVICLDELLQKGYGLGSGISLFIATNICENIIWKAFSPTTINSGRGAEFEGAVIALFHLLITRTDKVRALREAFYRQNLPNVTNLLATVLIFLIVIYFQGFRVVLPVRSKNARGQQGSYPIKLFYTSNMPIILQSALVSNLYFISQLLHRKYSGNFIVNLLGKWKESEYGGGHSIPVGGIAYYITAPSSLADMAANPFHALFYLVFMLSACALFSKTWIEVSGSSARDVAKQLKEQQMVMPGHRESNLQKELNRYIPTAAAFGGICIGALTVLADFMGAIGSGTGILLAVTIIYQYFETFEKERASELGFFGF